The Miscanthus floridulus cultivar M001 chromosome 17, ASM1932011v1, whole genome shotgun sequence genome has a window encoding:
- the LOC136515789 gene encoding secreted RxLR effector protein 161-like: protein MEPRLKLSKVSSAPAIDSSMYRSVVGSLRYLVNSRPDLAYSVGYISRFMENPTTEHLAAMKRVLRYVAGTLHFGCYYKRKKDPQLIGYSDSDLAGDIDTRKSTTGILFFLGDNTITWQS from the coding sequence ATGGAGCCTCGCCTGAAATTGAGCAAGGTGAGCTCGGCTCCAGCCATCGATTCATCCATGTATCGCAGTGTGGTGGGCTCGCTGCGGTATTTGGTGAACTCAAGACCCGACCTGGCGTATTCAGTGGGGTACATCAGCAGATTCATGGAGAACCCGACCACCGAACATTTGGCGGCCATGAAGCGGGTGCTACGATATGTCGCCGGTACCCTACACTTCGGCTGCTACTACAAGAGGAAGAAGGATCCCCAGCTCATCGGCTACAGCGACAGCGACTTGGCTGGGGACATTGACACGCGCAAGAGTACCACgggcatcctcttcttcctcggcgacAACACCATCACCTGGCAGTCATAG